The region TACCGGCTTTTGCCCTATATTTGGAGTGTAGGGATCTTATTTTTTCAGCACCATCTTAATCGTCTTCACACCGGATGACGTTACCAGGCGAGCAAAGTATACACCCTCCGGAAGGCTATCGGCTGAGAACTCAAACTCGTAACGTTTCCCTGCCTCTGCCAGACCTTCACTGTAACGCTTCACAACAGCCCCTTTTACATCGTATACTTCCAGCGCAAAACGCTCTTCTTTCTCGAATGAGAAGGCAATGGTAGTTCTGTCGGTGTACGGGTTAGGGTAATTCAGGAAGCGGCTAGGTTCAACTGGCAGTGCAGCTGCATTGGCTGTAAGTTTAGCTGTGCTCGACACCTTTACTGTGGATTTCTCCTTGTGTATCACAATAGAGCCACCGCCTAGCACTGTAGCTAAATCCGAACTCTCTGCAACACCTCGTTGGTTATCATAAATAACATCCGCTTCACTACTAGAGCCGTTACCCCAAATCTTAATTCTAAATTCATCCGGACCGTTGTCACCATTGGCACTGCCATCGATCGCAATGACTCTGAACCTGTGTACTCCGGAGCCATTAACAGTTCCGTAACCGGTGTAGGTTGCTTTCTTCCCAGCTATCACCAAAGACATATCTTCGTGCTCAAAACTTGAGAAGTGAAGGTCTCCGGCCTTAAACTGGAAGTTAGTGTGCCCCTCTACCTCCGTTGTATTGTTCTTGCCATTCTTATACTTTGCATTAAACCCAAAGTTGGCTGTACCTGTCACACCGTATTTCTCACCTTTCATTGCACCTACAGGTGATTCAATCCAGCCCCCACCGGTAACAAAGCCACCGGTTGGATCGAAGACTACTACATAATTGTAAGGAGCAGAAATACTCGCACCACAATAATCTGTAACCGTAAGCACTACAGAGTATACGCCAGGTTGTGGATACTTGTACGTAGCTGAAATCGGAGAACCGCTAATGGTTTGCGTAGTTGTGCCTCCATTACCCCAATTCCAAACGGCTGTTGCTATGTTAGCATCGTCAAAAGATGCCGTTAAGGTTACCTCAGTGCCAAGTTGCACTGGCGAAACCGGTCCGTTTACCACCAAGTTAGATGGCACTTCGTTCTCAACCGTTACCGTAAAGCTTTGGATAGAAGCGTTTCCGGCTTCATCAGTGGCTTTGTAAGTAACAGTCGTCGTTCCCACAGGGAAGGTAGCACCTGAAGCAAGACCGGCAGTCATTACCGGGGTGACAGCGGAGCAGTTGTCAGAAGCTGTTACATCGTAATTCACTGCAGCGCCACACTTATCGGGCTGCGTCTGAACAACAATGTTAGCAGGTACAGTAAGCACTGGCGCGTCATCATCGGTTACAGTTACCAGTAATTGGTCAGTGGCCGAGTTGCCGGCTGCGTCTGTGGCAGTATAGGAAACGGTCGTCACGCCTTTGTTGAAAGTATAAGTTCCTACCTGCCCCTGGCCATTGCCTGTTGTTGCACCGCTCATCACCCAGTTTACCTGGCTACCTGCGCAGTTGTCGCTAAAGGCAGCATCAGGTAGGGCAATTGTTGCGGTACAAGTTCCGTTTTCTGTGCCAGCTGTTTGATCAGCAGCCGCCGCCAGTACCGGAGCCGTCTCGTCCTGAGCCGTCAGCACCACCTCGTCAGTAGCTGTATTGCCGGCTGCGTCGGTAGCCGTTACCAGAACCGTGATGGTTTCGCCGTCGGTGGCTGCTACGGCTGTACCTGCGGCTGGAGACTGGCTAATAGTCGCCGCAGAACAATTATCGGTGGCGGTGCCTCTTACATCAGGTATGATGATAGTACACGCTGCACCCAAAGACACATTCTGATCAGCTGCTGCTGTAAGTATGGGAGCAGTTTCGTCCACTACTCTTACTAGCTGCGTAGCAGAAGCCGTCAAGCCTGCTGCGTCTGTCACCGTCCATATTACTTCTGTTTCTCCCAGCCTGTAAGTTGCAGGTGCATTATTGGTCACGGAAGCCACAGAGCAATTGTCTGCTGTAGTTGGTGTTCCAAGTGTTACATTAGTGGCATTACAAGAGGCGTCTGCTGCCACTTCAACATCAGCCGGAGCCGTTATAGTTGGTGCCTGCGTATCAGTAACAGTAACTGTTTGTGTCACGGCGACGGCCTGGTTGCCATTGGCATCTGTAGCATTCCAGGTAATAGTAGTTGTACCAACCGGATACTGAGCGTCTAAAGCCGCACCGTCATGACGTGTTCCTCTTGCTGGTCTTGCTTCGCAATTGTCTGTCACCTCCGGGGGAGTAATGGAGAGCGTAGCGCCGCATTGGCCGGCATCAGCCGGGGCTGTTACAGGTTCAACAGCTGCGATTACGGGCGCAGACACGTCATCCACAATTACCTGCTGCGTAGCCGTTGTTATATTACCATTGCCATCATCGAATCTCCAGGTAATAGTAAAGGTACCCTGCTCTTCGTATGTTGTAGGGTCTACAGTCGTGCCGGTGATGGTACCCGCACAGTTATCTGTAGTGGTTGGCGCTGCTACGGTTACCGAGCATTCGCCGGTTGCATCTGCCAAGGTTGGCTGTACTGGCGCCGTTACGTCCGCTACAATCACCTCTTGAACAGCAGTTGAGACGTTGCCGTTTCCGTCGTTGAAGGACCAGGTAATTTTATACTTACCCTGCTGCGTATAAGTCAGCGGATCATCCGTAGTACCGGTAATAGTGCCGCCGCAATTATCTTCAGCGGTAGGAACTTCTGTAACAGTTACAGCACATTCAGCAGTGGCCGCAGCTATGGTAGCAGGTGCTAACGGTGCGGTTTTGTCCTGTGCCGTCAACACCACTTCCTCCACATCAGTGTTACCGGCGGCATCTGTGGCAGTTACAGTGACGTGAATCTGCTGACCATTTGTAGCCGTAACAACGCTGCCTGCCACAGGGCTCTGTGTGATGGTTACGCTTCCACAGTTATCGGTGGCTGTGCCTGTTACATCTGGTATGGTTACGGAACACCCGGCGGCCAGCACAACCTCCTGAGCTGCAGCGGCTGTCAGTACCGGAGCGGTAACATCTCTTACGATCACGCGCTGGGTGGCCGTAGACGTATTGCCATTGCCATCGCTGAAGCTCCAGGTAATGGTATATGTACCTTGTTCAGTATAGGTGGTTGGATCAGAAGTGGTACCGGTAATGGTGCCAGCGCAACTGTCTGTTGTGGTTGGCGCTGCTACGCTTACCGAGCACTCGCCGGTTGCGTCAGCCAAAGTAGGTACAGCCGGAGCCGTCTTATCCTCTACCGTTACCTCAACTGGCTCAGATGCAGCAGAAGAACATCCATTTGAAGTCTCAATAACTGTATAAGAGCCACTCTCGCTCGCTGTAAAAGATTGATTTGTTGCACCATTGATCGCTACATCATCCTTATACCACTGGTTACCACTGGCTGAAGAAGAAGTTAAGATTACAGCATTACCCGGGCATACTGTGGTGCTTGACTCAGCACTAATAGTAGGAGTGGCTGGAGTAGTTTTAGGAGCAGCAGTACCTGAACCAGCAGTGCTTGTACATCCGTTCACCGTTGTTGTTACAGTGTAGGTGCCAGCAGTGGATACTAAGATAGAAGACGTGCTTTCGCCAGTGCTCCAAGCTAGCGTGCCTGCAGCATCAGTAGAGAGCGTCGAAGTGCCGTCGCAGTTGTCGGTTACTATAACTACCGGAGCAGTTGGAGCAGACCGAGGTGCTGCAGTGCCTGAACCAGCCGCACTCCTACAGCCACCATTTACGGTTGTCGTTACGGTGTAAGTTCCAGCGCTTGTTACTGTAATAGAAGAGGTAGTTTCGCCTGTACTCCATAACAGAGAGCCAGAAGCATTTGTAGATAAGGTAGAAGTGCCATCGCAATTATTAACAACTGTTACTTCCGGTGTAGCAGGTGTTGTACAAATAGGGGAATAGGCTGCTGTTAAGGTTGATACATTATCAGGGTTACCGGTTGGAGAAAGTGTAATTTCTGGAGCTGAATAAGTAACTCCATTGATAATTATATTATTAAAAGTAGCCGTAATAGTTTGATTGTTAGCCACAGATATATTAGGAGAACCAGAGGGGCCCGGATATGTAAATGTTTTGGTACCTGTACTGGCAGTACTACCATTGTTGTTATTTGTAACAGT is a window of Pontibacter kalidii DNA encoding:
- a CDS encoding HYR domain-containing protein → MADATGECSVSVAAPTTTDSCAGTITGTTSDPTTYTEQGTYTITWSFSDGNGNTSTATQRVIVRDVTAPVLTAAAAQEVVLAAGCSVTIPDVTGTATDNCGSVTITQSPVAGSVVTATNGQQIHVTVTATDAAGNTDVEEVVLTAQDKTAPLAPATIAAATAECAVTVTEVPTAEDNCGGTITGTTDDPLTYTQQGKYKITWSFNDGNGNVSTAVQEVIVADVTAPVQPTLADATGECSVTVAAPTTTDNCAGTITGTTVDPTTYEEQGTFTITWRFDDGNGNITTATQQVIVDDVSAPVIAAVEPVTAPADAGQCGATLSITPPEVTDNCEARPARGTRHDGAALDAQYPVGTTTITWNATDANGNQAVAVTQTVTVTDTQAPTITAPADVEVAADASCNATNVTLGTPTTADNCSVASVTNNAPATYRLGETEVIWTVTDAAGLTASATQLVRVVDETAPILTAAADQNVSLGAACTIIIPDVRGTATDNCSAATISQSPAAGTAVAATDGETITVLVTATDAAGNTATDEVVLTAQDETAPVLAAAADQTAGTENGTCTATIALPDAAFSDNCAGSQVNWVMSGATTGNGQGQVGTYTFNKGVTTVSYTATDAAGNSATDQLLVTVTDDDAPVLTVPANIVVQTQPDKCGAAVNYDVTASDNCSAVTPVMTAGLASGATFPVGTTTVTYKATDEAGNASIQSFTVTVENEVPSNLVVNGPVSPVQLGTEVTLTASFDDANIATAVWNWGNGGTTTQTISGSPISATYKYPQPGVYSVVLTVTDYCGASISAPYNYVVVFDPTGGFVTGGGWIESPVGAMKGEKYGVTGTANFGFNAKYKNGKNNTTEVEGHTNFQFKAGDLHFSSFEHEDMSLVIAGKKATYTGYGTVNGSGVHRFRVIAIDGSANGDNGPDEFRIKIWGNGSSSEADVIYDNQRGVAESSDLATVLGGGSIVIHKEKSTVKVSSTAKLTANAAALPVEPSRFLNYPNPYTDRTTIAFSFEKEERFALEVYDVKGAVVKRYSEGLAEAGKRYEFEFSADSLPEGVYFARLVTSSGVKTIKMVLKK